One Pyrus communis chromosome 13, drPyrComm1.1, whole genome shotgun sequence genomic window carries:
- the LOC137713874 gene encoding B3 domain-containing protein At2g24670-like: MASPLASFNLSRKRAEEEKMIVGFLTMEDFKGMDFNDDFHRSLSSIDRLCEVLCVRIRKNEQEKQLKDGFAGKRIKPSSSTPTDVASSSCSNAAPFQLPGILPQGKYFNLGFDHKKQLKNEIRQPSFNSNWALQGNPKKPRSKSSFGQNPATATATHEYDDLKSNIDSKLKRKYDGDEDWSASEKKTKTKKRVYTKNNKTSYLCPPPDLPEEYKKLIIGKMNGTELTLLVQKKLYPTDVNPNHNRLSLPPLQVLSGSFLTSNEIETLNPKHSRRSRDLGFLNIPFIDPSLKLKEKKGINLSLWTLSNSNRKSYVLKTSWGKVVKKNKLVAGDVIQVWSFRANGNQLHLAIVLVQRATECSNQSGGSSHVFCGDHGFEWGGM; encoded by the coding sequence ATGGCTTCTCCACTCGCTTCTTTCAATCTCTCAAGAAAAAGAGCAGAAGAAGAGAAGATGATTGTGGGGTTTCTGACGATGGAGGACTTCAAAGGCATGGACTTTAATGACGATTTTCATCGTTCTTTGTCCTCCATCGATCGTCTGTGCGAGGTTCTTTGCGTTCGTATTCGAAAAAACGAGCAAGAGAAACAACTGAAGGATGGCTTTGCCGGAAAAAGGATCAAACCCTCAAGTTCAACACCAACAGatgttgcttcttcttcttgttcaaaTGCTGCCCCTTTTCAGCTCCCTGGCATACTGCCGCAGGGCAAATATTTCAATCTGGGTTTTGATCATAAGAAGCAACTGAAGAACGAGATCCGACAGCCCAGTTTCAATTCCAATTGGGCGCTGCAGGGTAACCCTAAGAAACCAAGGTCAAAATCTAGTTTTGGGCAAAACCCTGCTACCGCTACTGCTACTCATGAATATGATGATCTGAAGAGTAATATTGATTCgaagttgaaaagaaaatatgatgGTGATGAAGATTGGTCTGCTTCCgagaagaagacgaagacgaAGAAGAGGGTGTACACCAAGAACAACAAGACTAGTTATCTCTGTCCTCCGCCTGATTTGCCGGAAGAATACAAGAAATTGATCATCGGCAAGATGAACGGGACAGAGTTGACACTGCTCGTACAGAAGAAGTTGTACCCCACTGACGTCAACCCCAACCATAACAGGTTGTCTTTGCCTCCGCTTCAAGTCTTGTCCGGCAGCTTCCTCACATCTAATGAGATTGAAACCCTTAATCCGAAGCACAGTCGGAGAAGTCGTGATCTGGGTTTCCTTAATATTCCATTTATCGATCCAAGTCTCAAgcttaaagaaaagaaagggatCAACTTGAGCCTGTGGACGCTGTCAAACTCAAACAGAAAATCCTATGTGTTGAAAACTAGTTGGGGTAAGGTTGTTAAGAAGAACAAGCTGGTTGCTGGTGATGTAATCCAGGTTTGGTCATTCAGGGCTAATGGCAATCAACTTCACTTGGCAATTGTTTTGGTTCAAAGAGCGACGGAATGCAGCAATCAGAGTGGAGGGAGCAGCCATGTTTTTTGTGGTGATCATGGATTTGAGTGGGGTGGAATGTAG